Proteins from a single region of Belliella baltica DSM 15883:
- a CDS encoding glycoside hydrolase family 53 protein — translation MTGIKKAFYFVLFVAMLCTACDQDTGQTPEVEEPHDQEVDFLFGADLSYLNQILDHGGIYSVGGEQQDPYRIFAEAGTQLARFRIWHNPLWTGEIYGRETPLYNDLEDVESAIGKAKSEGMEILLDFHYSDVWADPGRQEIPAAWREIESLEVLQDSIYQYTYKTLKYLGSKGLFPEYVQIGNETNCGMLFTDAPENFPKLNVCEGNWQNFKSVAKAAVNAVHDAAGHSETKVIFHVADPENLDWWFENFTGSPNEVDFDIIGFSYYPLWHTTISLTQLESAVSRIKSRFAKDIMMLETAYPWTLEGNDDYTNIFGGQAPLPGFPYTIEGQREIMVSMSESMINAGGLGIIYWEPGWISSDMKDLWGTGSSWENCAFFDFEGNLHDGADYVNLLNNKYKINP, via the coding sequence ATGACCGGAATAAAAAAGGCTTTTTATTTTGTTCTTTTTGTTGCAATGCTGTGCACGGCATGTGATCAAGATACTGGACAAACTCCTGAAGTGGAGGAACCGCATGATCAGGAAGTGGATTTTTTATTTGGCGCAGATCTTTCCTATCTCAACCAAATCCTGGATCACGGAGGAATTTACAGTGTAGGTGGAGAACAACAGGACCCCTACAGGATATTTGCTGAAGCCGGAACACAATTGGCCAGGTTTAGAATTTGGCATAATCCACTATGGACGGGAGAAATTTATGGACGGGAAACACCTTTATACAATGACTTAGAGGATGTCGAATCGGCCATAGGTAAGGCAAAATCTGAAGGAATGGAAATTCTCCTTGATTTTCACTATTCAGATGTTTGGGCTGATCCTGGAAGACAGGAAATTCCAGCAGCATGGAGGGAAATAGAAAGTCTTGAAGTACTACAGGACTCCATTTATCAATATACCTACAAGACCCTGAAATATCTAGGATCAAAAGGCCTTTTCCCTGAATATGTTCAGATAGGTAATGAAACCAACTGCGGTATGTTATTTACCGATGCACCGGAGAACTTCCCGAAGCTGAACGTCTGTGAGGGGAACTGGCAGAATTTTAAATCAGTAGCAAAAGCTGCTGTAAATGCCGTTCATGATGCTGCCGGTCATTCCGAAACCAAAGTTATTTTTCATGTGGCCGATCCCGAAAATCTGGACTGGTGGTTTGAAAATTTTACCGGATCGCCCAATGAAGTGGATTTTGATATTATTGGCTTTTCCTATTATCCTTTATGGCATACCACGATTTCCCTCACCCAGTTGGAAAGTGCTGTTTCCCGTATCAAATCAAGATTCGCTAAGGATATAATGATGCTGGAAACCGCCTATCCCTGGACTTTGGAAGGTAACGATGACTATACTAATATTTTTGGGGGACAAGCTCCTCTTCCCGGCTTTCCTTATACCATTGAGGGACAAAGAGAAATCATGGTTAGTATGTCCGAAAGTATGATCAATGCAGGTGGCTTGGGTATCATCTATTGGGAGCCAGGATGGATATCTTCTGATATGAAAGATTTATGGGGAACAGGTTCGTCCTGGGAAAACTGTGCTTTTTTTGACTTTGAAGGGAATCTCCATGATGGAGCTGATTATGTGAATTTGTTGAATAATAAATATAAAATCAATCCATGA
- the istA gene encoding IS21 family transposase, with the protein MANRTLTMNKIKQILRGHFEGHGSKQLSKLTGVSRNTVKSYLKRFQQTGLSFEEVNQLSDEGLAELILGPPAPVQQSDRLEVLLPLLPGIVKKLRIKGMTRQRLWEEYRQKHPDGFQASQFRKHIRQYVGKQGLTMHFEHLAGDKVFIDYAGKKLYVTDPDTGEHFPVEVFVATLGCTQYTYVEATYTQKKPDFIGSCTRMLEFFGGVPRVIVPDNLRSAVTKGSKYSPVLNETFETFAEHYNTTIIPARPRQPREKSLVEGAVRLVYQRIYVALQGKVFLSLESLNEALVPLVSNYNDYALRGEESRREQFETLERNSLLALPELPYQLMSVKVCTVMKNTHICLGEDKHYYSVPHQYMGKKVKVLFNDDQVEIFYKYHPIAKHKRDKRKHKYTTLRDHLAGNQKYVSDWSYEFFVSEGNKISKEVGKFLSSLMESIPHPEQGYRSCSGILHLARKVGSQRITGACKRASEYGVYTYPMIEQILSKNLDAISFSDEQLDESSQMPKHHNIRGNRYFS; encoded by the coding sequence ATGGCCAATCGCACTCTTACCATGAACAAGATCAAACAAATTTTACGAGGCCATTTTGAAGGCCATGGCTCCAAGCAGCTCAGCAAATTGACGGGAGTCTCCCGCAATACTGTCAAGTCCTATCTTAAAAGATTTCAACAAACAGGCCTTTCCTTTGAAGAGGTTAATCAGCTTTCCGATGAAGGTTTAGCTGAATTAATATTAGGTCCACCAGCCCCTGTGCAGCAAAGTGACAGGCTGGAAGTATTACTTCCTTTATTGCCTGGGATCGTTAAGAAGTTGCGAATAAAAGGCATGACACGTCAGCGTCTCTGGGAAGAATACCGACAGAAGCATCCTGACGGTTTTCAGGCCAGCCAGTTCCGCAAACATATTCGGCAATACGTGGGTAAGCAGGGGCTAACGATGCATTTTGAGCACCTAGCCGGAGATAAAGTATTCATCGACTATGCGGGTAAAAAGCTCTATGTCACTGATCCCGATACAGGGGAGCATTTTCCTGTAGAGGTATTTGTGGCTACGCTGGGCTGTACTCAATACACTTATGTGGAAGCCACTTACACCCAGAAGAAACCCGACTTCATCGGAAGCTGCACAAGGATGCTGGAGTTCTTCGGCGGGGTTCCAAGGGTAATCGTGCCTGACAACCTCCGGTCTGCAGTTACCAAAGGCAGCAAATACTCTCCAGTCCTGAACGAGACCTTTGAAACCTTTGCTGAGCATTACAACACCACTATCATTCCGGCAAGACCGCGTCAGCCAAGAGAAAAGTCTCTGGTCGAAGGTGCTGTAAGACTGGTATATCAGCGGATTTATGTAGCTCTTCAGGGAAAGGTGTTTTTATCCTTAGAAAGCCTTAATGAAGCACTTGTTCCTTTGGTATCCAACTACAATGACTATGCACTCAGAGGTGAGGAAAGTCGCAGGGAACAGTTTGAGACACTTGAGCGGAACAGTCTGCTGGCACTTCCCGAACTTCCTTATCAGCTGATGAGTGTCAAAGTGTGCACTGTAATGAAAAACACCCACATATGTCTTGGGGAGGATAAACACTACTACAGTGTTCCCCATCAGTATATGGGAAAGAAAGTCAAAGTCCTTTTCAATGATGACCAGGTAGAGATCTTTTACAAGTATCATCCTATAGCCAAACACAAACGCGATAAAAGGAAGCATAAGTACACGACACTAAGGGATCATCTGGCCGGAAACCAGAAGTATGTATCCGATTGGAGTTATGAATTCTTTGTAAGTGAAGGCAATAAGATCAGCAAGGAGGTAGGGAAATTCCTATCCAGCCTGATGGAATCTATTCCCCATCCGGAGCAAGGTTATAGATCCTGCTCCGGAATCCTTCATCTTGCCCGTAAAGTGGGTTCACAGCGGATCACTGGAGCCTGCAAAAGAGCGTCAGAGTATGGTGTTTACACCTATCCTATGATTGAACAGATCCTTTCCAAAAATTTAGACGCAATCAGTTTTTCCGATGAACAGCTGGATGAGTCTTCCCAGATGCCCAAACACCACAACATCCGTGGCAACAGATACTTCAGTTAA
- a CDS encoding hybrid sensor histidine kinase/response regulator transcription factor produces the protein MIYRFFVFLFSTFLLLFWSANAQKNPYFFTLTTQDGLPSNTISAITQDKNDFIWVGTANGVSRYDGNSFQNFKKEVFPLLAANEISALEAVGDEIWIGTWKGLSKINIYNFEVIPVELGASIAVRTIYLDPEGTVWVGTPAGLFYFKEGKTGKLDRENSGLSHNMIRSVFMDRFDNLWVGTYDKLNKLSPGSEKFEQFELKENYKPSLQNNLIMDIQPDNYNPEWLWLGTETGLVHFHIHTGEKKTYNEANTALSNEVIKSIYTSTDGSLALGTDFGINILNPENGDIKQLFNHPELAYSVGSNVNWQIFEDSGGVVWFVTSNGLSFTNKNNSFYSFHEINHRQNNQKIGSQVKSILHTKNGDTWLATLNGVIRISPDGKEEVFDIHSGMGKQLLLNNVYALEEDDLGRIWIGTAGGINIWDPKILKMHSISSGNQNGLDSNYIAKFIKASDGTFWVSAWEGGLYKVSGKLNDIESLYFEKASEVGSEKVATGANALWAVNYDELFRIDLQTHRNSSVSIFNEVSNRRSLNAIYFSKKGVLWAATTNGLIEYQPQNDKAVYHPIQMGTDFLFNSITEDNQGNIWGAASGLLIKFKPGLDAYELFPLDSGLPIKSFFEGCLSKDKEGRLFFGGDNGFIRLATDAEASSFKPKLFFSNLRINNERILPGKNTDSGLELPMDIAFMKKLSLNYAQRSFAIDFSALHYWQPKRNIYAYKLEGFDEDWSYASGSTNTAVYSKLPSGKYILKLKGSNNHGIWSDEIHTLDIEVKPPLFLSTPFIVIYIFLVLALLAFAFRFYTLRIHFKNEVNLAKIEKQHSEEIAKTKQQFFTNISHELRTPISLILPPIQQALSSKELDLKSKELLRLAEKNSNRLLRVVNQILDFRKLEQDSLELKVRVFDLVSFSREVCELFKDKAARKNINFRFNSEIESCEIWADSEKLETVLYNLLSNAFKFTPDQGTVELSIRKHPDKNHYKNGAVDIQVHDTGIGIEPQEIPKVFDRFYQGSRGRQVDSGSGIGLSMVKEYTKLHFGEVNVESQPGEGSYFTVTLPLGNVHFPVEVEQKDETINLLVSKDADNFEEYEYDFDTSKPVILVVEDYPDMVDYLLLHLRESYHIVVAQNGQEALDKTRNFTPEVIISDIMMPVMDGLTLCKKVKQNPKTSHIGVILLSAKSLTSQKVEGLRTGADAYITKPFDLELLKANIEQLIKRKDVLLNYFKAEIITQPEFKEEGENIDDKFVKKVVGIIEANISNPEFTVELLSEEIGMSTAHLYRKLKALTHYSAKEIIRKYRLKKASILLRNKEGNISEIMYEVGFSNLSYFAKCFKKEYGVSPRDYQQNPQNEQTKTLDRI, from the coding sequence ATGATTTACAGGTTCTTCGTGTTTTTATTTAGTACCTTTCTACTTCTTTTCTGGTCAGCCAATGCCCAAAAGAATCCCTATTTTTTCACTTTAACAACTCAGGACGGATTACCTTCCAACACCATCAGTGCGATTACCCAGGATAAAAATGATTTTATTTGGGTAGGTACTGCCAACGGGGTCTCCAGGTATGATGGCAACAGTTTTCAGAACTTCAAAAAAGAGGTGTTCCCACTATTGGCAGCCAATGAAATAAGTGCTCTGGAAGCTGTTGGAGATGAAATTTGGATAGGTACCTGGAAAGGTCTTTCGAAGATCAATATTTACAATTTTGAGGTAATTCCCGTTGAGCTGGGCGCTTCCATTGCCGTAAGAACAATTTATTTGGATCCTGAGGGTACAGTCTGGGTAGGCACCCCTGCGGGGCTTTTCTACTTTAAGGAAGGAAAAACAGGAAAACTGGACAGGGAAAACAGTGGGTTAAGCCATAACATGATCAGATCAGTTTTTATGGACCGTTTTGACAACCTTTGGGTGGGTACATATGACAAGTTGAATAAACTAAGTCCGGGCAGCGAAAAGTTTGAGCAGTTCGAATTAAAAGAAAATTACAAGCCTTCTCTCCAAAATAACCTGATCATGGACATACAGCCCGACAACTACAACCCAGAGTGGTTATGGCTCGGAACTGAAACCGGTCTGGTACACTTTCATATTCATACCGGAGAAAAGAAAACCTATAACGAAGCAAACACAGCTTTAAGCAATGAGGTAATAAAAAGTATTTATACTTCTACCGATGGCAGCCTTGCTTTGGGGACTGATTTCGGGATAAACATTCTGAACCCCGAAAATGGTGACATCAAGCAGCTTTTCAACCATCCAGAACTGGCCTACTCAGTAGGCAGCAATGTCAATTGGCAAATTTTTGAGGATTCTGGCGGGGTGGTTTGGTTTGTGACTTCCAACGGTTTAAGTTTCACTAACAAAAACAACAGTTTTTACAGCTTTCATGAGATCAACCATAGGCAAAATAACCAAAAAATCGGAAGCCAGGTAAAGTCTATCCTGCATACCAAAAACGGAGATACTTGGTTGGCGACTCTTAATGGAGTAATACGAATAAGTCCTGATGGTAAGGAAGAAGTTTTTGATATCCACTCCGGAATGGGGAAGCAACTCCTTCTTAACAATGTGTATGCATTAGAGGAAGATGATCTGGGAAGAATCTGGATAGGAACAGCTGGGGGGATCAATATCTGGGATCCGAAAATCTTAAAAATGCATTCGATAAGTTCTGGTAACCAAAATGGACTTGACAGCAATTACATCGCAAAATTTATAAAAGCGAGTGATGGGACTTTCTGGGTAAGTGCATGGGAAGGCGGTTTATATAAAGTATCAGGCAAATTGAATGATATCGAGAGTTTATATTTTGAAAAAGCCAGTGAGGTAGGTTCTGAAAAGGTAGCTACAGGGGCCAATGCCCTATGGGCTGTCAACTATGATGAATTGTTTAGGATCGATTTACAGACACACAGAAACAGTAGTGTCAGTATTTTTAACGAAGTGTCAAACAGAAGAAGCCTAAATGCCATTTACTTTTCCAAAAAAGGAGTTTTGTGGGCTGCTACTACCAATGGACTTATAGAGTACCAACCACAGAATGACAAAGCTGTTTACCATCCTATACAGATGGGTACAGATTTTCTTTTTAACAGTATCACTGAGGACAATCAGGGAAATATTTGGGGTGCCGCATCAGGGCTTTTGATTAAGTTCAAGCCTGGATTGGATGCCTATGAACTATTTCCTTTGGATAGTGGACTGCCTATCAAAAGTTTCTTTGAAGGCTGCTTATCCAAGGATAAAGAAGGAAGGCTATTTTTTGGAGGGGACAACGGTTTTATAAGGCTAGCCACTGATGCAGAAGCCAGCAGCTTCAAGCCAAAACTGTTTTTCTCCAATCTAAGAATCAATAATGAAAGGATTCTTCCCGGAAAAAATACGGATTCGGGCCTTGAACTGCCCATGGATATTGCATTCATGAAAAAGCTCAGTCTGAATTATGCCCAAAGGTCATTTGCAATTGATTTTTCTGCTCTGCATTATTGGCAACCGAAAAGGAATATCTATGCCTACAAGCTTGAAGGATTTGATGAAGATTGGTCATATGCTTCAGGCTCCACAAATACAGCTGTCTATTCCAAACTTCCTTCAGGGAAATATATCTTAAAGCTCAAAGGGAGCAACAATCATGGTATTTGGTCAGATGAAATCCATACTTTGGACATAGAAGTCAAGCCACCACTTTTTTTAAGCACCCCTTTCATTGTCATTTATATTTTTCTTGTCCTGGCATTGTTGGCCTTCGCTTTCAGGTTTTACACTTTGCGCATACACTTCAAAAATGAAGTCAACCTTGCCAAAATTGAGAAGCAGCACAGTGAGGAAATCGCAAAAACCAAACAACAGTTTTTCACCAACATTTCCCATGAACTCAGGACGCCTATCAGTCTGATCCTTCCCCCTATCCAACAGGCCCTTAGCTCAAAAGAACTTGACCTAAAATCCAAGGAACTCCTTAGATTGGCTGAAAAAAACTCCAATAGGTTATTAAGGGTTGTCAATCAGATTCTTGATTTCAGAAAACTTGAGCAGGATAGTCTCGAGCTGAAAGTACGGGTTTTTGACCTTGTCAGCTTTAGTAGGGAAGTGTGTGAGCTGTTTAAAGACAAAGCTGCAAGAAAAAATATCAATTTCCGGTTTAATTCAGAAATAGAATCCTGTGAAATATGGGCAGACAGTGAGAAGCTTGAGACGGTACTTTACAACCTGCTGTCCAATGCATTCAAATTCACCCCAGATCAGGGGACTGTTGAGTTAAGTATTAGAAAACACCCTGATAAAAATCACTATAAGAACGGTGCAGTAGATATCCAGGTCCATGATACAGGTATAGGAATAGAGCCTCAAGAGATACCAAAGGTTTTTGACCGCTTCTATCAGGGCAGCAGGGGCAGACAGGTTGATTCAGGTTCGGGCATTGGACTTTCTATGGTGAAGGAATATACAAAACTTCACTTTGGAGAAGTCAATGTGGAGAGCCAGCCAGGTGAAGGGTCTTATTTTACAGTCACCTTGCCATTGGGCAATGTACATTTCCCTGTTGAGGTTGAGCAAAAAGACGAAACCATAAATCTTTTGGTGAGTAAGGACGCTGACAACTTTGAGGAATACGAATATGATTTTGACACTTCCAAGCCTGTGATCTTGGTAGTGGAAGATTATCCCGATATGGTTGATTATCTCCTTTTACATTTAAGGGAAAGTTATCACATTGTGGTGGCACAGAATGGACAGGAAGCATTGGATAAAACCAGAAACTTTACTCCTGAAGTGATTATCAGCGATATTATGATGCCCGTTATGGACGGGTTGACCTTGTGTAAAAAGGTAAAACAAAATCCAAAAACAAGTCATATCGGTGTCATACTCCTTTCCGCAAAAAGTCTTACCTCACAAAAAGTGGAAGGGCTGAGAACAGGTGCAGATGCCTACATAACAAAGCCCTTTGACCTGGAATTGTTAAAAGCAAACATTGAGCAGCTTATCAAAAGAAAAGATGTTTTACTAAACTATTTCAAAGCCGAGATCATAACGCAACCAGAATTCAAAGAAGAAGGTGAAAACATAGATGATAAGTTTGTGAAAAAAGTTGTAGGCATAATAGAAGCCAATATTTCTAACCCTGAGTTTACCGTAGAGCTACTAAGCGAGGAAATAGGCATGAGCACTGCACATCTCTATAGAAAACTTAAGGCATTGACCCATTATTCAGCAAAAGAAATCATCCGGAAATACAGATTGAAAAAGGCCTCCATTCTTTTAAGAAATAAAGAAGGAAATATTTCCGAAATCATGTATGAAGTTGGTTTTTCTAACCTTTCCTATTTCGCAAAATGCTTTAAAAAGGAGTATGGTGTTTCTCCTAGGGATTATCAACAAAACCCACAAAATGAGCAAACAAAAACGCTTGACAGAATTTAA